The Diaminobutyricimonas aerilata nucleotide sequence GCGTTCGATGCGCCAGTGCCCGGCGCCACCGACCTTGATGGCGGGTAGTTCCCCTGACCGCACGAGACCGTAGGCCTGACTGACCGAGATGTTCAGCACCTCCGCCGTGTCGGCGAGGGTGAGGAATCGGCTCACCGACGACATCCCGTTCTCGGTCATGCGTCGATTATGGGCGGGCCCGGATGCGGGCGACCGCGATGTGGATAACTCGCGGCGGCGCGCTGCGGCGCGACGCACCATGGGCACGACCGAGCGAGGGGAGCACCATGACCGCACCATCCGGGGAGCCTGCCCGCGCGCCGCGCCGACGCCTCTCGGTGGACCCGCGGCTGCTCATCGGGCTGGCACTCGTCGCGGTGTCGGTGGCCGGGGTCGTGGCACTGCTGGGCGCCGCCGACACCTCCGTGCCCGTCTACGCGGCCCGTGAGGCGCTCGCGCCCGGCGACGAGATCGACGCGGGCGACCTCGTCGCGGTCGAGGCACGGATCGACGACGCGGAGTCGCACTACCTGCTGGCGAGCGCCCTGCCGTCCTCCGGCGCGGTGGTCACGAGGGCGGTCGGCGCCGGCGAGCTCGTCCCGCTCAGCGCCGTCGGTCGCGCCGACTCCGGCCGCCTCGCCGCGGTCGTCCTGCCGCTCGGCGGCGCGCTCGCGGAGGGGGTGCGGGAGGGGCGTGCCGTGGACGTGTGGGTCGCCCGCGAGAGCGAGGACGGCCGGGTCGAGGCGCCGAGCGTGCTCGTCTCCGGCGCCACGGTCGCCCGGATCGTCGAGACGGACGGGCTCGTGGTCGACGACGAGGCGGTGCAGGTCGAGGTGCTCGTGCCGACGGGGCGGCTCGCGCGGGTCATCGAGGCGGTCGCCGCCGGCGACGTGCTCTCGCTCGTCCCCGTCGGACTCGAACTGGGGGAGTGACCGTGCGCGTCGCGTTCGCCCTTCCCGCACCGCAGCTCGACTGGTTCCGCGAGGTGGCGCGGCGCCACGCGCACCTCGATGCCGGTCACGCCTCCGATGCGAACGGTCTCGCGGGCATCGTCGCCGCCGAACGCCCGGATGCGGCGCTCGTCTCAGCGGAGCCGCGCTACCTCGACGCGCACCTGCTCGCGGCGTGCGATGCGGCCGGCACCCGCCTCGTCGCGGTCGTCGGCAGCGACGTGCAGCGTCGGTATGCGGCCTCGCTCGGCATCTTCGAGACGGTGCCGGATGACGCGGTCGCCATCCCGGTGCGGCTGAGCACGCCGGCTCCGCCGGTGCCGACCGCGGGGCGCGTCATCGCCGTGTGGGGGCCGGCCGGTTCCCCGGGCCGTACCACCGTCGCGGTGGACATCGCGGCCGAGCTGGCGGCCGCCGGCCGCCGGGTCGTGCTCGCCGACGTGGACACCCACGGCGCGTCGATCGCCCCGGCCCTCGGGCTGCTCGATGAGGCCCCCGGATTCGCGGCGGCGTGCCGGCTGGCCTCCACCGACAGTCTCACCATCCCCGAGCTGGAACGCATCGGGCAGCGCTACGAGAGCCCCCTCGGCGGCTTCTGGGTGCTCACCGGCATCGGGCGCGCGAGCCGGTGGCCGGAACTCTCCGCCGAGCGGGTGACCCGCACGATCGCCCGGTGCCGGGAGTGGGCCGACGACGTCGTGCTCGACACGGCGGCGAGCCTCGAGAACGACGAGGAGATCGCGAGCGACCTCGCCGCCCCGCGCCGCAACGCGGCGACGATCGCCGCCCTGCGCGAGGCGGACGAGGTCGTCGCCGTCGGTGCCGCGGATCCGGTCGGGCTCTCCCGCTTCCTCCGCTCGCACGTCGACCTTCTCGAGACCGCGACGACGCATCGCGTGCGGGTCGTGATGAACCGGGTGCGCGCGAGCGCGATCGGTCTCGACCCGCAGTCCCAGGTGACGCAGACCCTCCAGCGTTTCGGCGGCATCCGCCCGGACGCTCTCGTGCCGCACGATCAGAACGGCGCGGATGCGGCGATCCTCACTGGTCGCACCCTCGCCGACGCCGCGCCGAGATCGCCCGCCCGGCTCGCGCTGCGCGGCTTCGTCGAGAACCACCTGCTGCCGCCGGAACTCGCCACCCGCTCCGCCCGCCGGTCGAAGTTGCGCGCGCAGCCGCGCGGGATGCTGAGGCGCCGCGCGTCCTGAGGGCACGTGTGCGCTCGCCGGGAACACGGGCGGAATCCAGCCGATCGTGGTTGCCTCGGAGGATGACTGAGCTGCCGGTGTTCCCGCTCGGTTCGGTGCTGCTGCCGAACGTGCCGCTCGCGCTGCGCATCTTCGAACCCCGCTACCTCGTGATGCTCGCCGAGGTGCTGCAGGACCAGCCGCCCGCGTTCGGCGTGGTGCTCATCGAACGTGGGCAGGAGGTCGGCGGCGGCGACCACCGTTTCACCGTCGGCACCGTCGCGCGCATCGTCGAACTCGGCGAGGGCGACGGCACGATCGAACTCGTCGCCACCGGCACGACGCGGTTCCAGGTGAACGGCTGGCTCGATGAGGACCCGTATCCGCGCGCCGACGTGCGGATGCTTCCCGAACTGCCGTGGCAGGAGGAGGACCGGGCTCTGCTCGAGACCGCCGAACGCACCGTGCGTCGGGCGCTCGCGGTGTCGAGCGAGTTCACCGAACAGCGCTTCCCCTCCGACGTCGTGCTCGCCGAGGACCCGGCGGAGCGGGCGTGGCAGCTCGCCGGGGTGGCGCCGCTCGGTCCGTTGGACCAGCAGCGGCTGCTGCTCGCCACGAGCATCCGGGAACTGCTGACCGACCTCGCCGAGACCGCCGACGGCATCACGACGGCGTACTCTTCCGGGTGGCGGGAGGACTGATCCCGGCGGTTTACGCTAAGGGGCATGTCGACGCTCTCCGACCTCGTGCTCGCGCAGGGACGATCCACCGAGGCCGACGTCGAATGGCTGCACCTGCTCGTCGGGGACTGGCAGCTGCTCGCCGATCTCGCCTTCGCCGACATCGTGTTGTGGGTGCCGACGGCCGAGGGCGGCTTCGTCGCGGTCGCCCATGCCCGCCCGTCGAGTTCCGCCACCTTGTTCTACCGCGACTTCGTCGGGCAGCAGGTGAAGCCGGAGTGGCGCGCGCAGGTGACCGAGGCGTTCGAATCGGTGCGGATCGTCGACACCTCGGCGCCCGCCTGGTACGAGGAGACGCCGACCCGGGTTCGGGCCGTCCCGGTGATGCGCCGACTGGCGCCGAGCGGCGCCGCCACGACGGAGTTCCCGATCGCCGTGATCACCCGGCACACGAACCTGTCTGAGGCGCGCACGCCGAGCCGTCAGGAGCTCACCTTCAACGAGTGCGCCAACGACCTGTTCCAGATGATCGCGACCGGCGACTTCCCCGACCTCGGGGCTCCGAGCGGTCCGCGCCGCGGGGCGCCGCGCGCCTCGGACGGCCTCATCCGGCTCGACGTCGACGGCATCGTGACGTTCGCGAGCCCGAACGGGTTGTCGGCGTTCAACCGGATGGGCTTCGCCGGCGAGCTCGAGGGCGAGTCGCTCGCCGAGGTGACGACGAACCTCATCACCGGCAAGATGACCGTCGACGAGTCGCTGCCGCTCGTCGTGACCGGCCGCGCGCCGTGGCGCACCGACATCGAGGCGCGCGGGGTGACCGTGACGCTGCGGGCCATCCCGATCCGCGTGCGCGGCGAGCGGGTGGGCGCGATCGTGCTCTGCCGCGACGTCACCGAGGTGCGGCACCAGGAGCGCGAGCTGCTCACCAAGGACGCGACGATCCGCGAGATTCACCACCGGGTGAAGAACAATCTGCAGACGGTCGCGTCGCTGCTGCGCATCCAGGCGCGGCGGGTGCACTCCGACGTCGCGCGCGAGGCGCTCACGCAGGCGATGCGCCGCGTCGCGGCGATCGCCGTCGTGCACGACACCCTCTCGGAGGGGCTCAACCAGAACGTGGACTTCGACGCGGTGTTCGACCGGGTGCTGCTGCTCATCGCGGAGGTCGCCGCGAGTCACAACACGACGGTGCACCCCAAGTCGACGGGGAGCTTCGGCGTGCTGCCGAGCGAATATGCGACACCGCTCGCGCTCGCCCTCACGGAGCTCGTCACGAACGCCGTCGAGCACGGACTCGAGGGTCGCGACGGCGAGGTCGAGATCGTGGCGCGGCGCAACGACGAGGCGCTGTCGGTGAAGGTGCGCGACAACGGCGTGGGCCTGCCCGAGGGCAAGGTCGGATCGGGGCTCGGCACGCAGATCGTGCGGACGCTGATCCAGGGTGAGCTGGGGGGCACGATCGACTGGCACACCCTCGAGGGCGAGGGCACCGAGGTCACGATCGACGTGCCGCTGCTCTATCTCAGCCGCGCGGCGCGCGATCGTTCACGGTGAACCGGGGCCGGCGTCGCCGGCCGGGGAACGGGTCGCGAGCGAGAACGCTCGGGCCCGGATGGGGTCAAGAAGCGCGGCGGGCGCGGGCGGCGCGACGCTTGAGCGCGCGACGCTCGTCTTCGCTCAGGCCGCCCCACACGCCGTAGTCCTGGTTGGTCTCGAGGGCGTACTGCAGGCAGGTCTCGGTGACCGTGCAGCGGGCACAGACCGATTTGGCCTTCTCGATCTGGTCGACCGCCGGGCCGGTGTTGCCGACGGGGAAGAAGAGCTCGGGGTCTGCGGTCAGACAGGCGGCCTTGTCACGCCAATCCATGGTGGTGCTCCTTTGTGGTACTCGGGCGCGCCAGGAATGCAGGCACGGCCGTCGGTCCTGAGACCGGTTCGGGTGAGAGAAAGAGTCGGGACTCGCTCACCGCGCCGTGAGCTGCAAATCAACCTCGGATAGGCTCGCAC carries:
- a CDS encoding helix-turn-helix domain-containing protein, yielding MSSVSRFLTLADTAEVLNISVSQAYGLVRSGELPAIKVGGAGHWRIERTVLESYIEAMYEQSRRASLWNQSDYANLPELSGGQIHTNKS
- a CDS encoding AAA family ATPase; protein product: MTVRVAFALPAPQLDWFREVARRHAHLDAGHASDANGLAGIVAAERPDAALVSAEPRYLDAHLLAACDAAGTRLVAVVGSDVQRRYAASLGIFETVPDDAVAIPVRLSTPAPPVPTAGRVIAVWGPAGSPGRTTVAVDIAAELAAAGRRVVLADVDTHGASIAPALGLLDEAPGFAAACRLASTDSLTIPELERIGQRYESPLGGFWVLTGIGRASRWPELSAERVTRTIARCREWADDVVLDTAASLENDEEIASDLAAPRRNAATIAALREADEVVAVGAADPVGLSRFLRSHVDLLETATTHRVRVVMNRVRASAIGLDPQSQVTQTLQRFGGIRPDALVPHDQNGADAAILTGRTLADAAPRSPARLALRGFVENHLLPPELATRSARRSKLRAQPRGMLRRRAS
- a CDS encoding LON peptidase substrate-binding domain-containing protein; its protein translation is MTELPVFPLGSVLLPNVPLALRIFEPRYLVMLAEVLQDQPPAFGVVLIERGQEVGGGDHRFTVGTVARIVELGEGDGTIELVATGTTRFQVNGWLDEDPYPRADVRMLPELPWQEEDRALLETAERTVRRALAVSSEFTEQRFPSDVVLAEDPAERAWQLAGVAPLGPLDQQRLLLATSIRELLTDLAETADGITTAYSSGWRED
- a CDS encoding sensor histidine kinase, whose amino-acid sequence is MSTLSDLVLAQGRSTEADVEWLHLLVGDWQLLADLAFADIVLWVPTAEGGFVAVAHARPSSSATLFYRDFVGQQVKPEWRAQVTEAFESVRIVDTSAPAWYEETPTRVRAVPVMRRLAPSGAATTEFPIAVITRHTNLSEARTPSRQELTFNECANDLFQMIATGDFPDLGAPSGPRRGAPRASDGLIRLDVDGIVTFASPNGLSAFNRMGFAGELEGESLAEVTTNLITGKMTVDESLPLVVTGRAPWRTDIEARGVTVTLRAIPIRVRGERVGAIVLCRDVTEVRHQERELLTKDATIREIHHRVKNNLQTVASLLRIQARRVHSDVAREALTQAMRRVAAIAVVHDTLSEGLNQNVDFDAVFDRVLLLIAEVAASHNTTVHPKSTGSFGVLPSEYATPLALALTELVTNAVEHGLEGRDGEVEIVARRNDEALSVKVRDNGVGLPEGKVGSGLGTQIVRTLIQGELGGTIDWHTLEGEGTEVTIDVPLLYLSRAARDRSR
- a CDS encoding WhiB family transcriptional regulator, which translates into the protein MDWRDKAACLTADPELFFPVGNTGPAVDQIEKAKSVCARCTVTETCLQYALETNQDYGVWGGLSEDERRALKRRAARARRAS